The DNA window aaaaaaaatgttttcttttttttttttgagatttttttttttgcagctgACGTTGACACTTCTTGCTGCGCAAATTGACGTTCCAATTGTGTCCATAAGTTTAGGATCATAGCTCTTGGAATTCAAAACGCCAAGGTAATTCACATATTTTATGgcttttattttttgtcaatgcctttttttttttttgccacgAAGAGAGGATCCCTCGTTACAACATACACGGTGGACactcaatttgaagaaggtgcaaccgcaaactcccacgagagccatattatggcttgaggagtacaaaGAAGGTATGGTGGACACTCgatttgaagaaggtgcaaccacaaactcccacgagagccatattatggcttgaggagtacaaaGAAGGAGGTGCtaccaatatttgaagaaggtgcaaccgcaaactcccacgagagccatattatggcttgaggagtacaaaGAAGGAGGTGCtaccaatatttgaagaaggtgcaaccgcaaactcccacaaGAGCCTATTATGGTTTGAGGAGTACAAAGAAGGAAGCGCGATTACCCACTTCAATGAGAACCTACCAAAACTCGAGAAGTCCCTTTACTACTTTCGATCATGCTATTTTaaccaaattttcttttccttgcttttgTTGCAGATTGATTTTGATACCATGGTGGTGTTCAAGGAAGTCACATCTTcaaacgaaaagtatctccttATCGCTGACAGCGATGGTGACTCTGGTGACAAAGGAACGAAATTATTGGTGCATCCCCCTATACAAGGAACTTACTCTGGTAAGTGGCCTTCTCACCAGTACCCAGAATTGAAGGACTGGTCACTTGAACTTTCTCAAGATGACGGCACGAAAGTCCACTACTTGAGATTCCTTATTCATAGTAAGGAGCCAAGGACAACTCCCTTTCAAACCCTTGACAGGCGGATCATAGATGGAGATGCACACTGGGGTCCTTCCTTGAGACTCAGTAGTGCATTCAGTTACATCAAGAATTACTGGGAGTGGTTGGAAGATATTCTCGGCAGGAGTAAACAAGTGCTCCGTGAAAATTACTTGTTTGACACCTTATATGCCTCGCTTTTCACATACGATAGGAATCCCCATGTACTTAAAGCATTCTGCAAGGCGTGGTGCCCGAATACTAATACCTTGCATACATCTGTCAGTGAATTGTCTCTCTCACTTTGGGACTTGCACAAGTTAGGGGGACTTCCAATCATCGGGGGTATCTATGAAGAGGTAATCCCATGTGCGGAGGAGCTAACTAGAgttaatgaaaagaaattaaggcaTATTCCACAAAACTGTAAGTATTTGTTCGCAGCCTTACATCATCTTCAACATGGGAAATCCAACAAAGTTGGAGTTTCTGCTGCCCAATGGATTAACTTCTGGTTTAAAGGCAAAACCAGGTACTCAAAGCCAAAGCAGAGAAGGATAAAGAGGGCATCTCGTGCTCAAGCGACCTAAAATTCGGATGGCGAAATTGGACAACCacgcaaattttcaagtcaagacaATAGCGTATTTGATACCGTCGAAGTTAAACTTCACTTGCGGGAAGAGGCCTATCTTGCAGCATTTATATCTTGTTGGCTCTGTGTTTTTGCTTTACTAGATGAAGACCTCCATTATATTTGATCATTTACTTTCAAAATGGCTAGTATGATGGCTGCCAGTCGTAAGACTTGCCTTGTTGTTCATGTCCTGCTAAACATATACAGTGGGTtcgataaaatttcaaactcagcTACTCCAGAGTGTGCACGTGCGACTTTTCCGGTGCACTACGTATATGCTTGGTGAGCAAGTTATTTCTCTACCCATTATTTGACTCCAAATACCATGTCTGGACCCACCATGACCAACTATTCTGGAGAGGGTGGTGCACGATACTTTGATGAAAATAGTGCTCGCGACCTCATTCATCAGGGAGACAAAGCAACTTGGGGAATCACTTCTCTTGTGAAGAACCGCAATGAACTTTTTAATGACAATGACAAATTAGCGAATCTTGAACTAAGTTATTTTGTAAGCGTCTGCTCAAATTACTTAGTTTTGCATGCTGAAAGGAATTTTCTTGTTGAGCCATATAGTCCATATAGATTCGCACGGCAATTCGGGTTTATCAAGTTCCTCCACAGGAACTCGGGGCAGATATTCGTTCCACAAATTATGACTTGAGTTGAATACTCTGGCGCACTGCCATTCGCAGTAAAACAGAGTCAAAGGTACTTTTTCCTAACTATCCATTGAATTCTAGCAAGCACACAATTTCAGACTTTCAAACATGGTGGTCTATGGTACATGAGAAAGGGCGTGATGCTTTGATTAAGAGTGTCCAATCAAATGGGGTGCAAAAGAAGTCAAAAGGGAAGGAACTTGCAAATCTGAACAATCCTTCCAAGGTTGGCAATAGTCTTGAGATGAAGCAAAAGACTGTGAGAAGcgagaagaaaattttgaagagttcaAGCAACAAGGTTGCTACCCCTGAGAACCTTACTCCTAATGAACAATTTTCTAAGGgtacttcatttcatcttctTTCAAAAATTGTGAAAGCTATTGATCATGATTCTTGCAATTCACATAAGAGGAAGAGGAGCGAGCCTTTTGATGAGGAGGATGAGCAATCCACTAGCACGGACCAGCATTGGAAGCGCAAGAAGTCCAAGGTAATGACTCTTCCTTTGGATGATATTGGTTTAGATCCTAAAAAACTCTTTAAAGACATTCCGGATATATCTGTGTTTCGTATAAGCCGTGCCAATATTGTAAGGACCCTCCTTGCCTTCTTTAATTTAGCATTTGAAATTTGCTTGTTAATTTCATATTCATGATTTGTCTCATAACGTTTTCCCTACAGTTGGATGATCAAGATTTGATCTTCATTGATAATGGAGAACTAAGCCAAGCATCAGTTGAAGGACCTATTGCATTTGAACTTTTGGCCAAAAAAGTGGTCAGTTCTACCTAACAAAAGGGTGTTAGTGAGAATTCCAAAAACACAATAGATGATGGAAATGTGATTCAGCAAATCATGCCATAGAAGGCGGAACATATGACTCCATCGGCCaaaaagaaactcaaaatttttgaTCCACCATCGTGGCCAAGGGCACATCAAGTGTCTGAATTTTGCCCCCAAAGTGTGATCTCAACATGCCGTCGAGACTATATCCAAATGTTGTGGAATAATTTGAAGGTGATGATATCTCAAACAGCCTTGGAGCGCATACCTGCTCTTGAAATGAAAGCAAGCGAAATCATGGAGGAAATGCAAAGCTTCAATGCCACGGATATCTCAAATTTGCAAGGCCTTTTAAAGGCTTTCTTTGCAAATGCAGCTCATTACGTCGCAGTGAAATCTTCTctttcaaacaaaatttcagctGAATCATATGATGAGTTGCTTTCTACGGCCACCCAACATCTTAGGGATACTCAGAGTAAGGAGAAACAACAAGCGGAAAAGATCTCAACGCACATGTTGAAACTTAAGGAGATTGATGGTGAAGAAGTAGAGTTGAGGAATCGACTTGAGTTCTTGGATACTCATAGGAAGGAGACACTTTCACTGCTACGAGAAGAGCAAGATGAGTTTACCTGAGTGCAAGGTGTGATGGTCAACTTATGAAATGAAATCCGAAAGATTGAGAATTCTCCGCCCCTACTTGCTGAGGAGAGTCAAACTTTAGACAAGATGGAAGCATTACTTGAAAACAACTGAAAGGAGCTGTCATCATTTGAATTTTAGGAATAGTTGCAATCATTTactttgtttcaaatttcatcttttgttAATTGCTCAAAGCGTGTAGCTATGAGCACAAGCACTTCAtaatgaaatttgattttttttctttttcatcacaTTCTTGTAGACGTCCTCGTTTTTACTTACTCTTTCGATAGCCACCATTTTAGGCTATCAACCGTAGTATGAAAAATTCCATTTCTGCATAATTTTGATCATACTTGAAAAGATTACTATCCAAATAATTTTGATAATCTGAACAACATACTTTCAAGTATATGCTGCTAAACAATTTGAACCGTCCTAAAGAGAaccgctcttttttttttttttgcacaaaaGAATTATCCAGGCAAACGTTTTAGTTTTATAGGattgtaactgaacttagaagaTACCTTCTAAGCTGCCTATGTATCCCAAAAGGAAATCAAGTCACACATAATTCCCACAGTTCACAGTTTAAACTCTTGCGGGTCAGGAGTATCCTTTTGTTTACAACCTTAGATTTGATGGAGTGTGTCAGCAGTTTAACCACGTgctacactattggtggttgttatccacagttttagctcatgcgggtcTGGAGCAACAGGCAGTTTAGACTCATGCGTCATGgagtatttcattttttttatggcATGTATAACTTCATGAATTTTCCATTTATAGGACCAACTTTTACGCCATCTTTGTCCACCAGTTTGTACGCGCCATTCGTGTAGACTTCTCGGACAACGTATGGCCCATCCCATTTAGAAACGAATTTGTCTTTAGTGCGATGAGTCATAACTATTGGCTTTCGAACGGCAAGTACCATGTCCCCAACTTGAAAGGAGCGGCGCTGAACTTTCTTATTAAAAGCTCTAGAGAGACGGGTTTGATAGCATTTGAGATTTTGTTGGGTCTCTAATCTCTTTTCATCTAAAACTTCCAATTCGTCAAGGCGCGGACGAACATTTTCTTCCTCAGTGAGCCCTTCTTGGATAGCAATTCTCAAAGAAGGAATTTATTGCTCAAGAGGCAGGACAGCTTCTACACCATAGACTAAGGCATATGGTGTGGTTTGCGTTGGAGTTCGATATGTGGTGCGATAAGCCCAAAGAGTTTCGCCTATCCTTTCGTGCCAATCCTTCTTTGATTTAGCCACCACTTTCTTCAACAAATTACATAAATTTTGTTGAATGCCTATGCAAGGCCATTGGCGGGGGCATTATACATGGAGGACTTGCGTTGcttgagatgaaatttttcacacaacTTATCCATCAAGTTATTTGAGAAAGATTTTTCATTATCAGTGATAATGTACCGAGGAACTCCATAACGGTAATAATATTCACACGAATAAAATTCACCACATCTTCCTTTCTAACTTACTTGAGCGGTATGGCTTCAGCCCATTTAGAAAAGTAGTCGGTCGCAgccaatatatataaatgttgaTCGGACGACTTTGGTAATGGCCCCACAACATCAAGACCCCAAGCATCGAAAGGTCAAGAAGCAACGGTCGGGTGTAACGGCTCAGGTGGTTGATGAATGTAATTTGTATGAAACTGGCAAGGTTGACATCTTTGAGCATATTCTATGCAATCTTTGACCATAGTAGGCCAATAGTAGCCCATCCTTTTAATTCGAAAATGTAACTTGGGGCCGGATTGATGAGTTCCACATATTCCAGAATGTGCCTCGTGCATCGCCCGATATGCCTCGTCTTCGCTCAAACAGTGCAACAGTACACCTTCAAATGATTTTCGGTACAGCGTATCCTTGTACAAGATAAAACGAGGGGCACGACGACGGATGTCAGTTCTCCTACGTTGCTCCTCAGGTAATTTTTGATACTTGAGATAATTAACGAGGGGTTGTCTCCAATCTTCTTTGTCAATTTCATAGGTTGAGACCACATGAGCATTGCTTCCTTCAatatcttcatcatcaattagTGATAGAACTACCCACTTTTGACATACACGAACTTGTATCTCATGATTCGGCATGGTAAGTGAAGAGGCTAGCGCAGCTAATGCATCAGCTTGCTTATTTTTCCTTCTAGGAACATGCTTAATACTTGCACCTCCAAGCCGCCTCATAAGTCGCGTTGCGTCTTTGTGATACGGAATTAATTCGGACTTTTTGACTTTATAACTTTCCAAAAGTTGGTTAACCACTAATTGAGAATTACCATAGATTTGAATGTCCAACTGTTCCATGTCGACAGCTATTTCAAGTCCGAGTATGAGAGTTTGGTACTCAGCGACATTGTTTGAACAATGTTGATTTAGGGTAAAAGAGTATAACATTATCCCTCCATCAGGAGTCACAAATACAATCCCCAATCCAACCCTATGACGATGAGCCGCACCATCAAAATACATCTTCCATGGTGGGCGAATCTCAACAAGAAGTACATCCTTATCTGGTAGGTCATCACTTAACTCCCATTCAGCAGGTATCGGGTGATCAGCAAGAAAATCTGCCAAAACTTGTCCTTTCACAGCCTTTTGAGGcacataaataatttcaaactgcTGTAGTTGAAGATACCATCTAACTAGACGGTCGGATAGTACTGGTCTGCTCGTCACATATTTTATGGGATTCGCCCTGGAAATGAGCCTCACGCTATGTGCTTGAAAGTAGTGTTTTAATTTCTGTATTACAAAAATAAGAGATAGACACAACTTTTCAATCGGTGAATAGTTTAGTTCGTTGGGGTCATCATTCtgtttaaataataaaagacaacttcttttccttcattattttcttgtgCAAGCAATGCCCCCACTGAGCGTTCTTGGGCAGTAATATAAAGAAGTAATGGCTTTCCATGTATAAGTGCAGCCAAAACAGGTGCTTTCATAAGATAAGACTTAATGCTATTGAATGCATTACTACATGCCTCAGCCCATTGAAATGACACGTCTTTCTTCATCAAGCAACTAAATGGTTGACACCTTCCTGCTAAATTTGAGATAAATCTCCGCAGATAAGCCAATCGCCCTTGAAAACTTTTCAATTCATGAATGTCACGAGGTTCAGGCATCCTCAATATAGCATCAATTTTGGcctgatcaatttcaatactcCGATGGCGaaccacaaaaccaagaaattttccCGACGTGACTCCAAATGCACACTTGAGAGGGTTCATTTTGAGTTGATACCTTCTCAACCGATCAAATACTTGTCTCAAGTCCTCCAAGTGATTacttcttttctttgatttaacAACTAAATCATTCACATAACActcaatatttttatgaagCATGTCATCAAAGATACTTTGCATTGCTCTTTGATATGTGGCTCCAGCATTTTTGAGACCAAAGGGCATTACTTTATAACAATAAATACTCTTAGGAGTACGAAATGCAGTGAGCTCCTCATCCTTAGGTGCCAATCGAATTTGATTATATCTAGAAGAGACATCTATAAACGACAGAACTTCATGCCCAGTAGTTGCATCAATCATGAGTTCAGTCATCGATAAAGGAAAGCCATCTTTAGGACAAGCATTGTTAAGATCTCTAAAATCGACACAGATGCGGATTTTCCCATTCTTCTTTCGCACCAACACGATACTCGAAATTCATGTGGGATATTTAACTTCACGAATAAACCtggcttcaatgagtttatTGACTTCAATTTCGATCAACGGAATCAAATCGGGTCTAAATCGCCATTGTGCTTGCTTCACAGGTCGAACTCCCTTTTTAATAGCCAAATGGTGGACGGCCACTTTTGGATCTAAACTCGGCATTTCTTTATAAGTCCATGCAAAAACATCTTAATACTCCCGCAAGAGTTCAATATATGCCTTCTCTTCGTCAGGACTCAGTGAAGCACTTACATATATTGGACGTGTGTCCTCTGAAGTATCAAGATTGATCTCCTTTAGATCATCCACAGTGGCCTTAATACCTTCCTCCAATTCAGGTGGAGCGTTTtcagcatcttcttcttcttcaggcGAGTCACCGTCAATTAtggttatatgattgcatgaaGCAACACTCTCTTCATCATCCTCTTTTGGTCTTGTGTACACCACGGTATGCTCCCTGACCCTCAATTCAGTCCCACACTTTATTACAAGGTCTGTGCATCTTCTCATTCTCGAAGGAATGATGCTACCAAATTTACGAGGACAATTAGAAGGTTCTTCAAGATTTTGCAATGACTTTGCCATTTTTTCTTTACTCTTATGAGAGTTTTGAGGTTTTTGTCTTCTTTGTGGTCCTAATCTCTTAAAAACAGATACCCGTGGAGTTTTATTCTCCTTTTCGTGAAAAGCTTGAAATTTACCAACTATTTGAGAAGACTCATCTTCCACAGCAATATATTGGCTACTAACTCTATTGATCTTGATGCAGATTGGTGTAGGAGAGGAGTAGCCAAGGCCAAATTTGAGATTTTCAACGGCGTATCCCTTTTCCTTCAACATCTTTTGGGTAGGATTCAACCCATGAATCATGTCACTTGTAGATTTAACACCGCAAATTCTTTGAGATCGTATCCAGCCTTAGCGAGAAGCTTATAAGCGAtaggatcaaaaccttctttGGTTCTTGACTTTGGTATGGTGTCTTGTTCAATTTCAGATTGTTTGCTTAAAAAGTTAGACCTTTTAAGTTGAGAAGATGATGCATTTTTTGTATCAAGATGAGCTACCGGAAGAGTCAAACCTTTTAGAACTTCATGCTGAATTGCAGGTGACTGTCCCGGTTCCATTCTTGACTTGAGGGGACAGCGAAAGACAACTGATTCATTGTTTAACAATGAAACATCAGTTTCTTCATGAATTTCCTCTTTTGACTTCGAAAATATCACTTTTTCCCCTTTTGCACTTGGAGATTCGGGGTTCTGGATTTTATCTGCAGATAGAGGTTGTTCAGACTTATCCTTCACATTGTGCCTTTTGATGTAAANNNNNNNNNNNNNNNNNNNNNNNNNNNNNNNNN is part of the Coffea eugenioides isolate CCC68of chromosome 6, Ceug_1.0, whole genome shotgun sequence genome and encodes:
- the LOC113774008 gene encoding uncharacterized protein LOC113774008 — protein: MPSLDPKVAVHHLAIKKGVRPVKQAQWRFRPDLIPLIEIEVNKLIEARDLNNACPKDGFPLSMTELMIDATTGHEVLSFIDVSSRYNQIRLAPKDEELTAFRTPKSIYCYKVMPFGLKNAGATYQRAMQSIFDDMLHKNIECYVNDLVVKSKKRSNHLEDLRQVFDRLRRYQLKMNPLKCAFGVTSGKFLGFVVRHRSIEIDQAKIDAILRMPEPRDIHELKSFQGRLAYLRRFISNLAGRCQPFSCLMKKDVSFQWAEACSNAFNSIKSYLMKAPVLAALIHGKPLLLYITAQERSVGALLAQENNEGKEKLKHYFQAHSVRLISRANPIKYVTSRPVLSDRLVRWYLQLQQFEIIYVPQKAVKGQVLADFLADHPIPAEWELSDDLPDKDVLLVEIRPPWKMYFDGAAHRHRVGLGIVFVTPDGGIMLYSFTLNQHCSNNVAEYQTLILGLEIAVDMEQLDIQIYGNSQLVVNQLLESYKVKKSELIPYHKDATRLMRRLGGASIKHVPRRKNKQADALAALASSLTMPNHEIQVRVCQKWVVLSLIDDEDIEGSNAHVVSTYEIDKEDWRQPLVNYLKYQKLPEEQRRRTDIRRRAPRFILYKDTLYRKSFEGVLLHCLSEDEAYRAMHEAHSGICGTHQSGPKLHFRIKRMGYYWPTMVKDCIEYAQRCQPCQFHTNYIHQPPEPLHPTVAS